Genomic window (Zymoseptoria tritici IPO323 chromosome 1, whole genome shotgun sequence):
GATTTGTTGCACATGTAAGGTAGCCGGACGTGTAGCGACATGATCTACTTAAGTTAGCCGTGGATACCAAGAGGAGAACGGATCTGCACGTGTTTCTCAGCCGTACATATGTGTTGACACGACGCGAAGAGAAATTCTCAGTTCTAGTGGCAAGGTACAGGATCGACAGAACATGCACATTGACAGGTTGTCCTGAGATTTCCCAAGGTCAATCTCGATTTAGACGCACCGTTACAAACGCTCCCGTATAACTCTTCCAGATCCAGCACGACAATTTGAAGGACTGTTTCGGTGACATTCGTCTTGCATATGGACGCGTTGCCAAAGGGTACGAGTATGGTGGCGGGACGAGACAACGGGTTGAGTGCTGTAAGTAATTTAGCTGTGGGAATCAAGCAGACTTACTTTGTGACACCTTATCATTGAGAGAATGTCAGACGACATCGACCAAGACGATACCTCGAAGAGAAATGTAGACGACTGAAGACAAGCAAGGCATTCAAATGGACAAGTCGTTTCTCATTGCTAATCTAGCAGACCGAACCAAAAAGACTGGAAGCGGGCATAACGCAACCCGAAGTACTCGGTAGACGCTCATCCACCATGAGGGTATCTCGCACGCACATGCAGTTCAAACAACCGACATCGGAAACACCTTGCGCCATTCAACTCTTCACTCCGGCAgtcccatcctctccaatcTAAACACCCCTGAACAACCTCGTCACCAAAAACCAACACGCCCCAACAAACCTCACCGCCGCCAGCGCCGCGACCGAATACAGCACGACGGCCATGTAAATCACCGCGCGCGAATccgcctcgtcctcatcgtcacccTTCTGCGGCGTCACTCTCTCCATACCACCCGCATTCAACACAatcgccgccaacgccaGATTGCAGAACATCCACGCCAAAACGACCGCCGATCGGAAACCCTTGTAGTAGTCCTCATGTTTCTGCTCGGGAGTGACGACGCGTTTGGGAGCGGCGTACTTCGTGCTGAAGATGCGCAGCTCTTGCTCATATTGCGTGTTGAGATCGGCGTCATCCGTGGGGATGGCGACGTCGACTTTGCCGCCGGGTTTGAGGTTTGCGGCCGGGAGCTTCTCGGGTTTGTCGTCACCCTTTGTACCCCAGGTGATGTCGTGGGTGTTGCAGAAGGCGTAGACGTTGAGGATGTTGAGGTAGGTTGGGGTAAGGAGGAGGTACTGGATGAAGCAGGTGATCATGTGCCAAGgatcgaggaagaggatcgAGGCGATGAGGTAGAGAAGCCAAGTCGACGCCATTGAAATGATGAGGGTGAAGAAGAGCTTGTTCTTGAAGAGGAGATCGACGGAAAAGCCCTGTTGCGTCGCGACCTGCGCTTGCACGGACTTGACTGTGATGAACACCGAGGCGAAGAGAAGGTAGGCCATGATGACTGCCCAGAAGTAGACTTGCGCCATGTAGAACTTGTTACTGCCTTGAGGTCGATTGCCGAGGGCGAGGACGAAGCAGGTGACAAGGGTGGCCAGGTAGAGCCATTCAAAGGTTACGGATAAGATTAGGCCAGCCGTGCCGAGAAGGTCTTCGCCCGAGAGGGAGGTAGTGAGGATGCGGAATACCAAGAAGAAGTTGCCCTGGATCAGTGTTAGTAGTTGTCAAATTCGAGGTCTCGGTATCAACTCACAATAGCAAACCAAGCGAACAGCATGTTGACTGCCTGGTACGTGAATTCCACAAAGAAGAACAGTTTCCGGAAGAGGGAGTGATGACTTCTGAAAATCTGGTAGAAGTGGGCCAGCGAATAGACAGCAGCAAAGAAGGATCCGTTGAGccatcttctcctctgcAAGATAAAGTCTGCCATTTCAGTCGGCACATCGGTCTCACCGGTAGCCGACTTGACATACTGCAGAATCCAAGAGCAATTCCGCTTGCTGACAAGCTCCCAACACAGGATTCTGTCTTCCGCGAGATACATGTTGGCGGTGAAAATGCCAGCATTCGCACCATGCATCGTCTCTCCAGCGAAGTACTTCTCCAATGGTCCTTGGCCAGTCTTGTCGTTCTGGAGGGCGACAAATCGATAAGCTGAGAAAGCTCCCGGAAGCACAGTGATGAAGCCAAATGCACTCTCCAATGGCTTGTCGAGGATATTGCTCATCTTGTACTCAAAGTTCTGCGCCGCAACGAGAGGATTGATGAGATTTTTGCCCTTCTCCAACATGGCCTTGATCTCACCACAAGCACCACCACACATCGGCTCTCGGTCGAATGCCTTCCACAAATCGTAGACACTGCTTCGTCCGGGGCGAGTTCCAGCATCAATCAGCACGCAAATGTTGGGCTGCAACACCTCCCCGAACGCTTGGAAGAACCATCTGTGCGAATTGATCTTCTTCTGATTCTTCTCCTTGAGGCAGAACAGGATCTGCACAGGTGTATTGCCCTTCTTCACGCCGACGATGCCCTTCTTGATCTCCAGCGTCATCTGAGTGGTGTATTCGTAGATATGTGCCGTCACATCCACGCCGTTGACTTGCTGCTTTGCAATGCCATCCTGGTAGATACCCATCGCAGCGAGCACAGATCGAGTCCGAGGATTGATCTTTGCACGACCATCTGAAACAATGCAGACCACAATCTTCTTCCAAGCCTCTTTTCCCCATGTCTTTGAAGATGTCCTCGAGTTCATGTACTCGATATTCTTGATGACACCAATCAACGTCCGTGCGAGCagctcgtcctcctcgttgtACATCGTGATGACAATAAACAACTCAGTCTGGCGAGGCTTCGCAAACAGCCGCTGTCGCAGGGTGAAGCGCTTCTTGCCAAACTCGCTAGGGTCGCAAGTCGCCGCGCTGTATCGCATATGTGTAAACTCGTCTCTTTCTGGTGGTTGCGCATGCTGAACCTGATTCAACAACCGCGGAGGAATCGGACAATCCAACACCAAATTGCCATTGAACAATTGCACTTCCTTGACCGTTTTCCATCTTCTGATCGGAGCGTTCAcgggtggtggcggcgggtCGTTGTAACCACCTTCGAGATCTGGGTTTGGCGACGGATGTGCCTGGTGAGGATCAGGTCCGTATGTACCAGGCGCAAGCATTGGCcgatcgtcctcctcgtcctgaTAGTAGCCATGATGCGGCGCATCGTAAGGAGTAGGGTTCCCGTCgtggaagtactcgtttcctCCCTGTGGATGAGGACTCAGATTGTACTCTGCTCTACCCTCGTGCGCTTGTTGCTGAAACGGGTTCGGTGTGTATCCATGCGAGTGCTCGTCGTCGTAAGCCTGGCCGTGGCCGTATGTGTTTGGCATATTCGTGACTTCGTATGTTGGCTGTGCTTGAAGTCTGTCGGTCGAGTGTGCAAATGAACCTGGACCCATTGGGCCACTGGGAATCTCGAGAGGTCCATCGTGGTGGACGTAAGGACGATCGGATAGTTGGTAGCCATCTTGTGGAGCTGGGGTGTGATAGCCTCCTGGAGAAGGCTGCCGATGGTCCATGAATGGGTTTTGTGGATTGTCGTACTCGTCTTCGGGTCGTCCGCGGCCGTAGCCACCGCCTGGGAGATGATTTAGCCTTCACTGCTGTGTGTCGGAGTTACGGCTCCTCGTCTGGAGAGTCGTAGAGAGGGTGGAGGCCAAGAGGCACATTCCATGCAATGCGTGCCAAACGCATGCATGTCATGCGATAGCCCCCAAACGACTCTCAAACAGAGTGCTGACGGATGCTGACTTACCCAGCGGGTTGTAACTCATGGCGTGAGACTATTCGCGATCCAGCCCTGTAAGCAAGGCTTCTCTCCCTGTCTGCAAATGATTGTGGTGATGGATGGTATCAAGTTCGTCTGGAGGTGTTGATTGTCCGCGAATCAATACAGCGCGATGCGCGGGGTGATATCGGGAGCGACAGTCTGGACTGTACACAGACTGGAGGAATGGTCGTTTGATGGACCGTGGATGCGCGGAGATGTTTCAGGACGGTATTTGTGTGCCGGGATCTGTTTACGTTACGTCGATGCGGCTAGGATGAAGCGGCTTTCCCGTAGCAACGATAGAGAGAGTTCGACACAAGAAATATATTGTTGTagggaggatgggaaggaTGAGGAGAAATTAAAGGAAATGTACAGCAGAGTGGTCAGCAGGCTAATCGCGTGTCTAATATGCAGGACTACCTTACTGTATACGAAGTACTTTGGTCTGCTCCAACATGAGCTTTCGCAGCTCTGCCACTCACAGGCTCGGCAGTGCCGCGAAACGCGTCCACCCCTCGAGGATTCAGGGACAAGGCCGGACGATCTCTCACAGGCGGGCGCGTGGTTGGTGGCAGGCTGACCGTTTGCAATGAAACGCCTTCTCCCCGCCCACTCTGCAGAGTTGACGTCGCCAATGTGCGCATATGAGTTCATGCGATGGCTCAGTCTCGTGTTCCTCGTACACTTCATTATACAATGCACAGCACTTCGTTGTAAGCAGTCTCGGCGAAGAGTCAAAGATGGGCCCGTGTACTCGACGATCTTAGCGCGGAAGCATGCGAGAGCCGCGGCATGGGTCTCGAAATAGCAACACAGCTAAGTACTCGCTTCTCCAATGATTACGTCGATGCAGACAACTTTGAAGACGCGACGTCCGTTCGACTATACAATGGACCATGCCATTGAACAGTCGGACTGTTGAAGTGAACGACCGCACGGTGAATGAGCGGCATCTGCCTTCTAGTACGGCCTCTTAGAAGGTGCGGTGTTAACAGCATCAACCAATCTTCAATGCCCTGAATCCATACCTCTTGGCACCGCTTCATGTGTTCCGACCTCTACTAAACTTTTCTACTCTGCCACCAAGCATACGTACTCGTGCGCCGCCGATACAACCCTCAATCCTGCAGCTGACCCTGCTCAATCCATTCCCCACGGCGTAACGATCTTCCTACCGACCGCTCGCCTCG
Coding sequences:
- the MgCHS1 gene encoding CHS1 chitin synthase, class I (chitin synthase), yielding MATNYPIVLTSTTMDLSRFPVAQWVQVHLHTRPTDFKHSQHTKSRICQTHTATARLTTTSTRMDTHRTRFSNKRTRDEEDDRPMLAPGTYGPDPHQAHPSPNPDLEGGYNDPPPPPVNAPIRRWKTVKEVQLFNGNLVLDCPIPPRLLNQVQHAQPPERDEFTHMRYSAATCDPSEFGKKRFTLRQRLFAKPRQTELFIVITMYNEEDELLARTLIGVIKNIEYMNSRTSSKTWGKEAWKKIVVCIVSDGRAKINPRTRSVLAAMGIYQDGIAKQQVNGVDVTAHIYEYTTQMTLEIKKGIVGVKKGNTPVQILFCLKEKNQKKINSHRWFFQAFGEVLQPNICVLIDAGTRPGRSSVYDLWKAFDREPMCGGACGEIKAMLEKGKNLINPLVAAQNFEYKMSNILDKPLESAFGFITVLPGAFSAYRFVALQNDKTGQGPLEKYFAGETMHGANAGIFTANMYLAEDRILCWELVSKRNCSWILQYVKSATGETDVPTEMADFILQRRRWLNGSFFAAVYSLAHFYQIFRSHHSLFRKLFFFVEFTYQAVNMLFAWFAIGNFFLVFRILTTSLSGEDLLGTAGLILSVTFEWLYLATLVTCFVLALGNRPQGSNKFYMAQVYFWAVIMAYLLFASVFITVKSVQAQVATQQGFSVDLLFKNKLFFTLIISMASTWLLYLIASILFLDPWHMITCFIQYLLLTPTYLNILNVYAFCNTHDITWGTKGDDKPEKLPAANLKPGGKVDVAIPTDDADLNTQYEQELRIFSTKYAAPKRVVTPEQKHEDYYKGFRSAVVLAWMFCNLALAAIVLNAGGMERVTPQKGDDEDEADSRAVIYMAVVLYSVAALAAVRFVGACWFLVTRLFRGV